One genomic window of Camelina sativa cultivar DH55 chromosome 5, Cs, whole genome shotgun sequence includes the following:
- the LOC104788048 gene encoding delta-aminolevulinic acid dehydratase 1, chloroplastic yields MATTPIFNASCSFSSTRGIDCKSFIGLRSTVSKVSVASSRVATSQRRNLVIRASESGNGHAKKLGMSDAECEAAVASGNVPEAPPVPPKPAAPAGTPIVQPLNLNRRPRRNRASPVTRAAFQETDISPANFVYPLFIHEGEEDTPIGAMPGCYRLGWRHGLVEEVEKARAVGVNSIVLFPKVPEALKNPTGDEAYNDNGLVPRTIRLLKDKYPDLVIYTDVALDPYSSDGHDGIVREDGVIMNDETVHQLCKQAVSQARAGADVVSPSDMMDGRVGAIRAALDAEGFQNVSIMSYTAKYASSFYGPFREALDSNPRFGDKKTYQMNPANYREALIEAREDEAEGADILLVKPGLPYLDIIRLLRDKSPLPIAAYQVSGEYSMIKAGGVLKMIDEEKVMMESLMCLRRAGADIILTYFALQAATCLCGEKR; encoded by the exons ATGGCTACTACACCGATCTTTAACGCCTCGTGTAGCTTTTCTTCCACCAGAGGAATCGATTGTAAGAGCTTTATTGGTCTGAGATCAACTGTGAGTAAAGTGAGTGTTGCTTCTTCTCGAGTTGCTACTAGTCAACGTCGTAACCTTGTCATAAGAGCTAGTGAATCGGGTAATGGACACGCTAAGAAGCTTGGAATGAGTGATGCTGAGTGTGAAGCCGCTGTAGCTTCTGGCAATGTTCCAGAGGCTCCTCCGGTTCCTCCTAAACCGGCTGCTCCGGCTGGTACACCTATAGTTCAGCCTCTT AATCTAAACCGACGTCCACGTCGTAACCGTGCATCCCCTGTTACGAGAGCTGCCTTTCAGGAAACTGACATCTCCCCTGCAAATTTTGTATACCCACTTTTCATTCATGAAG GTGAGGAAGACACACCTATCGGAGCTATGCCTGGTTGCTATAGACTTGGCTGGAGGCATGGTCTTGTTGAAGAG GTTGAAAAGGCTCGAGCTGTTGGTGTCAACAGTATTGTCTTGTTCCCTAAAGTTCCTGAGGCTTTAAAG AATCCAACAGGGGATGAGGCATACAATGACAACGGTTTGGTGCCTCGAACAATTCGTCTTCTCAAAGACAAATATCCTGATCTT GTTATCTACACTGATGTGGCGTTGGATCCCTATTCGTCCGATGGTCATGATGGGATCGTTAGAGAGGATG GTGTGATCATGAATGATGAAACTGTACACCAGCTGTGCAAGCAAGCTGTTTCCCAG GCTCGAGCTGGTGCGGACGTCGTGAGTCCAAGCGACATGATGGATGGACGAGTGGGTGCCATCCGCGCAGCTCTTGATGCTGAAGGATTCCAGAACGTGTCAATCATGTCGTACACAGCAAA GTATGCAAGTTCATTTTATGGTCCTTTCCGTGAAGCCCTGGACTCAAACCCACGCTTTGGAGACAAGAAGAC GTATCAAATGAACCCTGCAAATTACAGAGAGGCCTTGATTGAGGCACGAGAAGACGAGGCTGAAGGAGCAGATATTCTCCTG GTGAAGCCAGGTCTTCCATATTTGGACATCATACGACTTCTGAGGGACAAATCTCCATTGCCTATTGCTGCCTACCAA GTTTCTGGAGAGTACTCAATGATCAAAGCAGGGGGAGTCCTGAAGATGATCGATGAGGAGAAAGTGATGATGGAATCACTGATGTGTTTACGCCGAGCTGGAGCGGACATCATCCTAACATACTTTGCACTTCAAGCTGCTACTTGTTTATGCGGCGAGAAGCGGTAG